Within the Channa argus isolate prfri chromosome 12, Channa argus male v1.0, whole genome shotgun sequence genome, the region ACTCAGAATCTTTTCTGATGACAGATTAGTCATATAGTGACTATATATTAATGTTTGTCGTCATTTATCGTGGTTTCAGCTCACATCATCAGCTCCTGCTGTCTAATCACTTTCATCACTATTGGATGGTCCATTTTATCGTTTGTAATCACATGTGGATTAGCTATTTGGCTGTGGAAAAGATGCGGCAAATCTGGTAAGTCACTGACCCCAATGCAGTTTAGTATTTGTCACAAATTCTCATTCTCAATAGTTTTGTCTCTGCCACAAGGTGGCACATCAGCACTTTGAAACAACTAAAtaacatacagaaaaaaacagaccacAAAGTTCAGCCactgcaactttaaaaaaacgGGACTTGTTTAAATTTTTGTCATCCAGGATTTCTTTACAATTCAACTGTAGACAGTGGTATATTTCTACTGGGTACTTTTCAGGGTGAGCAGGCTATTTCTGCTCATCCCACAAAGGTTTGAAAGCCTGGTGAAACTGAAAGTCAGTGCATTTTGTTATGGCCAGTACAGTAGTCAATTAGGAAGTTGGGCTGGTGGAAAACATGACTAATGTCTTCACATGTTTTCCTGTATTTTTTCAGGACAAACACTGTCAGATATCGGACAGGTGTCAGAAGAAAGTCCACTGCGTATTTGCATTGAAAAGTCACATGTGGAGCAGTGCGACTGGGCTGACAACGTGGCAAACGGTGCCAATGATACACTTCAAAGAGAAGTGACTCACCTCAAGTTACAGCTTCATAAAAGAAACGAAACCATCCGCCATCTACTGATCGCAGGTGTTTGCCAGTACAAACAGCCGAGGTTCGTCCGCAGCGACTACATCTCAACACCGACACTCAACACCAACACCAACCCTCCAAAACCCGACACTTTACAATCCAGTAATCCAACAGCAGACAAAAGAAACCAGCGCAGAAACAGCAGCCCGGGCTCTTTGCCCGTAACAGCGCGCAGGAAAAAACTAGCTAGCATTGGGCGTTCTTTGAGTGAGTCTTCTGCTCAGCCTCGTCGGAAGCTTTCCAAGCTTCAGCGTAGACATTCCTCGGAATTTCAGTCCAAACCCCAGTCTACTAACCCCTACACTGTCCTGGGAGATGTGACAGAAGAGTCTGAACCACTCATgtcattggaaaaaaaaacaaactagtaAAAGCTTCAGTTGAAGATTTCCTGAAAGCAAGTACTTGAAGTGCTTGAAACCGGGGTTGACATTCAGGGTCCATGCTTATATGAAGCTTGGTGGGactttttttgtactttctaaTAACCACTGTTAGTGGTCAGTGAGATCTAGGGTGTGATGCCTACCTTTACATTTGGATGTAGCAAATATACCTTTTTCCCCATTCCTcatctttatgctaagctaagctaatcgGCTGTTACGTCCTGTTTGCACTTTTTTCTAGATACTAAGCATAGTAACATAGCATACAGTAATGTATTGTATCTTAATCGTATTCATTATGATACTTTTTAATGCTTACATATACTAATATTTGcaatgtctttgttgttgtcatgttttttattgtatgttgGCTTTAGTGTGTTTTGAAATTCAGTTAAACAATTTGTCTACTTTCTGCGGTCATGTCATTCATACAACACCAGTCTAAGAGCTGATATCAGATGACGAACACACCCCGGAGATAAGCTTGTGCATTTCTGAATTGATTTAACCCTTTGTGCTATAGTGTTGTAAAGTGGTTTGGTGTAGTTTATACCTTCAATCACACGTAGACAACAATGGGTCAGTCTGGAACAACTCATGGTTTCACTTGTTTGAATTAGCTTTTAAAGATGGAATGTGGGATAAACCAGCTTTTTGCtgaggcttaaaaaaaaacgaGACAACGAGATACACTGAAGATGAGGTACCCGCTACAATTTGCCATTTGAAACTATCCACGAACAGAAGCTCATAAAGAAACGCCCTCCGGCACAGCAGTTACTATCAGTTTTGTTGCTGATTGTTGGCCActtttagctcattgttttgtttttatagtctACATTTGTACCATTTGGGTTCATGCTCACTCCTCTCATCTGCAAACTATAATATCAAGTTGCAGCAGAACAGCTAGTTCTGTAAAAATGGTCCAGAGTCTTACTACACAGTGCCTGAGACAGCAAATAGTAGAGATAGAGACAAAACAGAGCTGAAAATAACTGAATATTAGACTTCATGTCATGTGTGAATCCAAATTTATGCTAATGTTCCCTCGTGTCAGctggaaatataaaaacatcttCACCGTAACAACTCCTTAGGAAGACAATGACAACAAGTTGACAAAAGAACTGTTTTGGCAGCTGCTTGATTATCCTGAATggactgaaaaaaatgactttttgaGCAGCTTCAGCTCATTTTAAGGATAATGTCAAAGCGTTTCAAACCTGTTTGTGAGGGTGATGTTTGTCAGAGTGGAAGTGCAAAGATGGGTGAGACAGGATGCACCATTCTGTCTAGTGCCGCGTGAGAACAAACTTTGACGTTACTTTGCAGGTCTGAAGttcctgtttttgttatttatttaaaagaaaatccgTCTTTTCAGGCTACTTTGCTATTGTCATCACACCatcttttacttgtttttgtttttattttcatttcagttttccctttctcctctcattcttaaacctttttttatagtttctgctctgtttgtgtttttatttttattttttatactttcGATTTATTTTACCTACCATATGTTATTCTGTTGTTCATTCCTTTAGCACTAGTGTTTGCTTATGTCTTAGTCTctaattttttcctttttttgttataATTCTTGTATATTTACAATGTATTTCAATGAGTTTCTTAAACTTTTCccctaacttttttttttgttgttgtctaaCTTCCTGCCCTATTTATTTCCTTCTATCCTTCCTCTCCATGCTCCCAACATGCAGCCTGCCTTCGGATCAGTCCTGACAGGTCCAAGTTCTCCAGGTACGATACCATCTCTCTGAACTGTGAGGATCATTTAAATTCCACCGGTTGGAAGGTGAAGAGGAAAACGGTGGAGGGTGGGATCAGGCCCTGCTCCTCTGGTTGGGGCACAGCTTCTTCAGGCTCGACTTGCATCCATCCATCAGACAGTGGGGTGTATTGGTGCGAGTCTGTCGACAGACAGCAGATCAACGGCGTCAACATCACCATCACTGGTACTACACATAGATCCCATCGTGACTTAAAGCTGCTcttaacaaaacacatttgacattAGAATTCAAGGTTAGAAATTAACTGTTTGTTGGAAGAACAAGAAGCttagacaaaaggacaaaagcaaATAGCTTCTTTCTTTTGTAAAGATTGTGCTGTAATCCTGGAAAGTCAGCAGAGGGAGCTGCTGTGACTCTGCAGCTGACATGACTTCATGTGCTTCATTTGTGTAAAGATGGCCGCCACATAGGCAACAGCTCCACAGGAGAGATGACATTAAAAGTTCTGATTAAGGACTTTAAAAGTGCAAATCAGCTAAATTTGGCTAAATAACccagaaaaaacatgttaacatgctGCTGCAGTAAAAGAGCCACGTTTCAGGCCTGATGCCTGCAGTTTGATACCAAGATCGAGAGATAAATCATGCATTGTTTGAGTCCCCATGTCACTACaccagttatttttatttgtgggAGGTAATAATTTGGTAACAGGTTTAAAGAGAATGCTATTGAGTTAGCATTTGAAGAGTGGGCTGCAAACTCTGACAAACTCACTCTAGTCTAATTTCAAATTATTCAAGGCTgatctttgcaaatgtttttaaagatgaaaatacATGGGTGAGAAATAAAGTATACATAGCTGTGTTTGACAAGAAAGTTACACCGTCTTTTTCCTCtgatcacatgttgaagtgtccttgagcaagtccctgaatcccaacttagttgctcttggtgagtgttggccagctgcatagcagctcccccattagtgtgtgtgtgtgtttgtgattgtgagcacgaatgggtgaatgagaagcagtgtaaagcgctttgagtggcaacaggtagaaaaatgccatataagtgcagaccatttatcatttattgttgttttagtgAATAATTCACATTAAAACTGAAGGCCAATAAAAATTGGAATTTGAAAAGTGAGCAGGACATGTCCTTTTCATGTTCAATAGAAATTACACCCATGCCAACACATTAGTGCTGTCCACTGTCAACATCAGACACATTGTATGTCCGACTACCCACCCTGACCACATCTTTATACAAGTTCAGCAGTCTACGAGCCACATATGCTTGTTACAGTAGGAAGTAATATTCTGCATGACCACAAAAACTTCAAAATAAGTGTTACTTTAGTGTTGTCATCTCCTGAGAGAACAGTCACCTTGTTACACACATAAGATTTAAAATTTACCCTTTGTTATGGTGTTAACGCTACAACTATTATTGGACTTTATAAAATACACAGGCAtgtgttttcagaaatgtgGTGGAGTTATTTATATAATGCAGGGTTGTGAGGTGTGATGCTGTTACGGCATTTGATTCCTGTCTAGAATATTTGAGAACATATCAGACGTGGGTTTTTGAGTGGATAGTAAGACACTCAGTAAGTCTGCCTTTaagttttttctctttctcacacttattcttttattacatgttatttaaaattgcaGAGAAGTGTATGTACTTTGTGATTAATTGGCAGGGATTTACTGAATCTGCCTCTTCTGTTTGGGTCAGCTGGGGTGAAGTTGTCTTCATAGAAACTAGGTGAGTGGTTTTTCTCAGAAGTGGAAACCATAGACTGTAAATAGAGACGGGCGATGTGACAGCCGTCTGAAAGTGATGCCACTGAAAGTTGATTACTCCCTGGTGGCTGGTAGCAGTACAAGTCATAAACTAGACATGAGccaaatttcaaattaaaagtaaaaatcaagTAAGTATGTTTCTCTCAGGTACTTTCTGTCATTTCCTTCAGATATTGTCATTCTACAAGTCATTTTAAAGACGTTATTTGATGATATAAAGCAGAGTTGTCTCGGTATCATTGACAGCTGTGATGGATGTCGCTGTCAAAATGTCCAGGCAAATTGGACAATtggcaaacacagacaaatcctAAATTTCTGCTTAACGAATAAAAGTGGATTTAATTACTAATACtgaaagataaatgtgtcaaggAACCGTTAATAATGGCTTGTTACGTAGCCTAACAAGTCGCTTTATGTGATTCATTTAATCATAATAACATACTATACACTATTATAAATCATCTTAATTTTTTACATTGAggatgagaaacaaacagaagcatTTTCTGACTACCTGgcaaaacagaaaatctttTTATGAATGTCTTATTAAtgatcaataaaataattatatataactattaattaatatttataaaggAATTAGTTACATGTTTGGAATGTTTACTGAAAGGTGTCTTGTCActgttataaaaacatattagcaTTAACTTTATAATGAACCGTGATAACCGgtgtgttaaaaacaaagtttcCTGTCAGTACGGCAATAAGTAAATGGCATAAGTGTAATACTGTACACAATATTTTAcacaagcaaaatgtttttccttctctgcctttgtttaGCTCTCAAACCTTCATGTTTTGCTTGTATATGTTGTCATAGTAACTATTCTTTAATCACAACtgaactttatattttacatgaCAGAACCAGCGATACTTAAAAACCTTATTCCACCACTTGTACTTACAGCCAGTTGTTAAATTCTACCACCAGAGGGAATCAAAGTAAAGACTTTTTAATCCTGATAgtgtgatgtgatgtttttgaTCCATCGCTTTGTGTCCTTTACCACAACCTGTTTATTACCCGgtatgtaaatgtaagaaatgttaatttacaaaaaaaaaagcttatttatCTGTTGACAAAATTAAAGCAGAATTTTGTGCTGTGTGAAATGCTCCTCTGTTGCCATTTTACAGCTGAAGCAGCTTAATGTCCTCGCCCCTCTCTATCAGTCATCCTGTGTCTTTGTGAAGACACAGAACATGTTTCCCCAGCGCTGagtttttgacaaaaataatgcACAATTCACTATATTATTTGGTACCGATTCTGCCACTTAATTGGATTGTATCTGCGCCAGAGCTGTTCAACAATCATGTCTGCAAGATGGATCTGGGCCTGTCTCCAATGCTGTGAGGGGACAAAGAGTCCCAAACAGACTGCAATGCACCAACCGCTCAGTTCAGTCTGAGCCTCACTAAAAACACACTTGCAGCTATAGTCTTGTTGTAAAGTGAAACCACActctaaatgttttctgtggtcACACCTTGTTGTGGATTCTAACATCAGCCACACACTCTAACTTTGAATAAACACCCTGTAGCACTGATAATGTATCTGACATCTTCACAGAAAACGAGTTTGCATTGTTATTAGGTTTAGGGTGAATTTTTCATTACCTTATAAGCCATTTCAATGTAAGTGGAAGCTTTTCTTCCTTCATTTGACCTTTTTGCAACCAGTGGTTCATTCACCTTTGTGCATGAGACCTGCTGGCATACATTTTGAGGCACTGGTACTTTACTCGATTCTTTCCATTTTATATGCTTTTACTCCATAACATGTACCATGGACAGCTTTAGTGACTTTGAGAGAAAACAGAATCTCATGCAGTAATACTGTCCGATCATGAAGTGGTTaaatcagcttcacctttaGCTGCTGCTGTCTTTCTTTTACGAATGTGAAAATGCTTGGCAAATGTCTTCCTCTTTTGAAAAGAGTTTCTGTAGTGCGTAACcataaatatttcaatttgaATTTCTTTGATCTCTGAGGCGCGTGTGGAACAATGGCGAAGTTGATTTGTACATTCGTGTTATCAACATCATCAACTTAAcgaaacaaaataattaaaactctGTGGGGGATGAAACCAATGAACCTGAAGTtccaaaaatggcaaaaaaaaaaaaaatgaactcagactatcttcctgttttttttctgtctaaaaCAAAGTGACTGGTGGCTGCTGCGCTTATTGAAAGATGTGGTTACCCTCATTCTGCTGCTGTGCCATCCGCAGACTTATTGCTGATAGATGAAATTTGAAGCCTTGatggtttatttaaatttaacatttctAATTAAACAACACAGTGCTACATTAGTGACTTTGGTGAAACACAGAGGGCTGGAGAGCTGTTTCCAGCTAGCCTGATAAGGACAATATTTATATGTGTCCGCATTTCTTTCCATTATTTGTCTCTTATGAAcgtttttatttacactgagCCAACACCACAATTCATTTGGCAGCCCAGACCATAACCTGTCATGCTCAGTTTCACTGACAGGTGACTCATAATGACTAAACCTCTAAACACTTggtatttagtttagttttttttttctctttctgaagagaatgtattttaattatttacattctGCAATAAGTTGTCCAGGTTAGAAACTTTTAGTGGAAAGCAGGGGACTCTGAGGAAACATTAGAGAAATAAACTTTAACACAGGAAAACCAGATTAATGTATATTTTGGTAATATGAAACCAGGTGTTCTGGTTTGTTTCAACTAGCTGTCACAATTTCCTATGAGCTCTAAACACTGAGCTCAGGAAGTGGGTAAACTCTATAGGTACTGAACGTGAAGAAAGCAGACTTCACTAACAGAAGATGGAGATCACCTCTCTCTGCCTAATACTTTGTAAgaatttgtctttctttaattAATGGCTAATTTGTTCtcattcatttgttgttttattgtatgaTGACTTGTGAAAATGTCATTGAGCCTTAAAACGTGTTACTGTGGACTAGATTAGAAAGAATTGGGCCCCGTTTTGTGAATTATGTCCACCACaaattgtctttgtctttcaatATGTCACACACAGCAATTTATGACTCAACTCAATTGTTGTTAATTGTTAACGGCTGTATTTCCACTGTGTCAAAGTCATGTACAATGTTTTTGGCAATAGTGAAATTTCTATGCAGTAAACCAGcgttttaaatgaacaaatttttGAAAAGCGACATTCAAAAACTACCAACAGATTGTTAAAgtcaactgtttattttattgttatatggagatattaaaacacaatatCCTGTTAGCTTCACTGCCTCATGAAGTAGGCGTGAAGTGACCGAACTGATATTGATCTTGACAATACATCAAATTCTCACCCTAAATGGAGAAAGGAAGTTTAAAGATTTTATCAAAAGAGTTTATCGGATTCTAAACACGGTTGTTACTTGAAGCTGCAATATACAGATCATTTCACATGTAAAAGTTCATCAATGACTTCATCCATACTCAGCGTACTGCTAGAATATTTTTTCTGCAActcaaaatgactaaaattaGCATTCAATGAAGCATGAAGACAACTTTCCGCCTGAGGAGTTTACTCACCGTGTTCTCTTAATGTTTCCTACCTATGCTTTTGAGCTTGATAAATATTTCTTCTgtatttctgcagttttagaCGCTTCATTAAAGGGGAGTCCCACAAATGTTACTGTTTCAAGCACAATACAGAGCAAAAGTATCGGACAAAGAGAGTGTTTCCCAGCATGCTTTCCTCCTTTGTAACATTCGAGTGGAAAGCAACCGAATTAAAATAGCTGTAGATAGCAGCAgtacttatttttaataaaatgggaatttttttaacacaatatCTTTTTAGCACaaacattaaattttttttaacaatttcttgAACCTAAGTTTTGGAATGAAGTGGAATGAAGAAACACGTCAGAGAGCCGGTAAATTTCTGAGCAGCAGTAAATTTTAATATGCTTGCAGCagcccacattttttttttttttttaaagaaaaaaaaagaggtcgAAGCAGCAGTAGGTCCAACAAAATTCACAAAAGTCACTTATGGTTCCTGTTTGACCCACCAGCCACCACGCTGAGAGTCGTTCCAAACAAGTTGCAGTTCTTCGAGTTTGAACACATCTCTCTGAGCTGTGGAGAGACAAGTATAATCAGAAACTGGAGTGTGATGAGAAAAACGTCTCAGACATGCAGTAATTTTGGAGAACTGCGTGAGTCCTTCATCCTGAAGGACGCCTTTGCAGCAGACAGTGGATTGTACTGGTGTGAGTCAGATGGAAGGAAGCACTGCAGCAACACTGTCAACATCACAGTGACTGGTAAGCTTGTGGTTTTCTTTCAGTGTTCACAGTATATTCTACTATCTGTAGTTTGAGTAAGATTCCAGGACATGTATgtatcagaataaaaaaaaaaaaaaaaaaaaagaaaaacgaagAAAAACACGACGAGCTTAAGAATGAAATAACTCCAGCTCGACTCTTCTGTATTGCAGCTGGTGTGATTTTGGAGAGTCCTGCACTTCCTGTCACAGAGGGAAAAGACGTGACACTTCGATGTTCATACAAGGACAGATTTCAAACAGAGTCTACGTCAAATTTCAGTGCTTTGTTCTTCAAAAATGATGTTTTCATTGGAACCGAGCCTGAAGGAAAGATGATCCTTCAATCAGTGCACAAGTCAGATGAAGGTTTCTACAAGTGTAAACACCCCACAGAAGGAGAGTCACCACAGAGTCTGCTGGCTGTAACAGGTGGTGACTTTAAActctgcatgtacagtatgtgtgtgataaGTTGTCAGCCTCAGCTTTTAGTGGTGCAAACCTCCTCTGAAGACACTTGCAGGTCATAGAAGTCAATGAATCATCATCCAGTTCCTAGATTTCATGGGACCTCACATTTTCTTACTTCCTACAGTTCCCAATAGAGCCAAAAGTAAGAATCTATGTGGAATTAAAACACAGTAAGACCTGTCTTAGGCTGAATCACTCAGATACATTTGTGACAAGTTGATCCAGTCAGTTTGCTCGAAGCCAcagtatgtaacattttaaaatatgttttataatagAAACAAACTTCCAGATATATCTTgaatcttatcttatcttatcttatatcTGTGAAGAGGAGCATATGTAGCTGCACAGGCGAAGCGAGTGGGACGATTTAGCTTAAGTTGGATGTTTTATTGGGCTGCGACCTTTGCTTGATACATTGTTGATATCTGGGAGGTGCCTACATCAACTTCTCTATGAACCAAAACACCTTTCTCTGAGTACATctgtacatttgtgtgtatCTTTGGAGGGGCAGAATGCATACCATcgcaaattttattttgtattttttgaacTTTTAACTACTTGAAGTTATAGGGACATAACTAAacagatgttgttgtttttttcttttcttcacagtAAGAGAAGTCTCAAGCCTTTCTACTTCTCCTTCATCTActtcaccttcttcaccttcttctcctccttgcTGCCCTGTCATGCATCTTCCCAGACTGGTGTGTGTCATCCTGCTGTGCATCCTTTACGCTGTCATAATTGCCGTGTGTATATACGCATACCGAAGGTGGACTGTAGGTAAGAACAGCCCTGAAAACCTTAACAGAATATTACGTTTTCATCCCTGTGTTGTTTATTATCTCATTGAAGCGCAAAGAGACTGAGGCCCAGATATTAGCATTAAGCACCCAATACACTGTAAAATCCTATAGCAATCTAGCTAAATCTCTGTATCTTTTATCATTAGATATGTTTTTCACATCTGTATCAACTTTTAATGTTTGAACAATTTTCAAATATATGACATCAAGCAACAACAAGGAGCGATACAAAACTGTAAACATGAACTACAACCCCAATCCAAAAGAAATTAGGAGGatctgtaaaacctaaataaaaacagaatccaatgatttgcaaatctcatcaatacatatttaattcacaatagaacataaacaacatatcatatgttgaaactgagacattttaccattttatggaaaatattagctcattttgaatttgtgtgGCAGCAAatcatctcaaaaaaagttgggacaggggcaacaaaaggctggaaaagtaattgctgcaaatcaaaaacaaatgaaggagcatttgacaactgaTTAGGTtatttggcaacaggtcagtaacatgactgggtataaatgtatgtaactgttctatggtcagatgaaactaaatttgaaattctttttggaaaccatggacgccgtgtcctgcagactaaagagcagagggacAATCCAGCGTGTTATCAGCAgacaaaagcctgcatctctgatggtatgtgggtggattagtgcctatggtgtgggcagcttccacatctggaaaTGCTGAAGAGTACATAGAGGAGCATATGCTCCCATTCAGAcgtcgtctctttcagggaaggccttgcatatttcagcaagacaatgctaaaccacatactgcatccatcacaacagcatggcttcgcaggagaagagttcgggtgctgaactggcctgcctgcagtccagacctttcactgACAGAAATTGTTTGGTGCATCatgaaacaaaacatctggcaacaaaggcccaggactgtgaagcagctagaatcctgcatcagacaagaatgggacaacattcctctcctaaaactccagcaactggtctcctcacttcccagacatttacagaaagtttttttttttttttaaaaagggggatgctacacaatggtaaacatattttccatgaaatagtcaaatgtctcagtttaaaaaatctgatatgatgtttatgtttattgaataaaatatgggttgatgagatttgcaaatcattgcattctgtttttatgtatgttttagaCATTGTCCCATCTTCTTTAGAATCGGGGTTGTACAacagtaaacattaaacatctgtacaacaaagtaaaattgtcaaaacaaacaaataaaaaaaaaacatgacaacatgaaaataagaaaaaagtcaGTACTTTAACTTTGCCAACCATCCAACACCTACAGCTAACCACAGGTGATCCTCACTTAGCCCCTGATTGTAACTATTGACTTTGGCTAATTACACTGACTGGAGGCCTTGAAACtgattatttattcagaaacattttatttatttttatgtttctgagGCCTTATGGTGGTTAGCTTTCACATTAATGAGCTAGAACTAGAAGTAAAGCTCAAAGAGAAGCTCAATCTTAAAAGCAATCTGGCTGTGGCTTAGAAGGTGAAGTGAGCTGAGCCagtttccatgacaacaaagaacaggaagtgatgtaACTGCAAAGCTAAATGTTCCTGTGCTCACGCCCCTTTCATGAGTCTCAGATGAGTCACACGTGACAAACACCCTCTCCTGTCTGCTCTTCCTGCAGCTCAAGCCCACTTCAGAATAAACCATCATGAACTGTCTTAGTGGGggaacaaagaagaagaaactgaacAACATCTCACATTGAACAGTCAACCAAGTATATGCTGGCATTTATGACTGCAGTTAACTTTCTTGTTAGATAAAATATGTATCAACAtctatgtactgtgtgtgtaatatacttacattaaagtgatgttttaaaattttgcaGACACGGAATAGTTTAAAACTGCTGGTTCCTGCATTTgaggggttttattttttattcattctgtgaataacacaaacaaaattctTATCGAAGTTATTAAATTCACAGTGAATATCAAATGTAAGTAAGTTCTCAACCAACACACTGAAGTTTAACAAATTACCCgggaaaattaaaaatctgaaacTTCTTCCTTGATGATTATTTGATAGAGAAAACTGGGACAAGagttcaaatgttttctctgtgaaCACGTTTTAAATGTGTCCAACCACTTATTAAGGAACCCGCATCTATAGCAGTGCAATAGACTGCAGTTAAGAGTTTAAGGGTTTCATCGATAGGTATATTAATAATGCTAATTCCACTTCTTTTCAGTCTTAAGGAAATATTGAACATCATATTAAAGCTTTGAGTGTAAAGATGAGTCAAAAGTCAGAGTATCAACTTGTTAGCAGCTGAAATTCTCCAGGCTGCACAGGTTTGCACCGAGATTGAGTTTTATCCTGCATCACAAGTGAGAGAAGCAGTTTTGTcaatgacaaaatacaaaatcaatttGCTGTCATTGTATGAAATGCAAATCAGTTTCAGTGCACTTCCAGATAGAAACAATGATGGAGGATCTGCAAACAAGGACTGGTTCATACAATGGAACCATGTCAGCAAATTTGGTGACAGACCCCTCATAgacattaaaattttattctGAATCAAATATGACAGAGATTTCTGGCCTGATGGTTTGTTTGTTAGTCCAAGACTAAGTTTCTCTCTGAGCCTTTTAACCAACAACTAAAATCTCAGTTTTGTTCTGGT harbors:
- the LOC137138120 gene encoding uncharacterized protein produces the protein MEITSLCLILSTTLRVVPNKLQFFEFEHISLSCGETSIIRNWSVMRKTSQTCSNFGELRESFILKDAFAADSGLYWCESDGRKHCSNTVNITVTAGVILESPALPVTEGKDVTLRCSYKDRFQTESTSNFSALFFKNDVFIGTEPEGKMILQSVHKSDEGFYKCKHPTEGESPQSLLAVTVREVSSLSTSPSSTSPSSPSSPPCCPVMHLPRLVCVILLCILYAVIIAVCIYAYRRWTVDETKFEILFGNHGRRVLQTKEQRDNPACYQQTKACISDGMWKKSSRLMMEILPLCTMLSTLSITPDRSQFFWYDQITLSCAPQACSRNWTVRRSTAFKTSQPCEFGWAIQSDTSCTIEDADPSDTGVYWCESQSGNHSNAINITVTKGVVILESPSLPVTEGDNVTLPCSYKEQDHSESTSNFSAHFYKDGVFIGTEDGGKKVLPAVSKSDEGFYQCEHPSKGKSPQSLLKVKVQTQPTGVPITPSPPVMALTKLACIILLFILYTFILILAIYTYQMWAKGRADAKREASGNIRR